Proteins from a single region of Pyramidobacter porci:
- a CDS encoding aminotransferase-like domain-containing protein: MTFDVKKQFSAAALGIRPSPIRDMFQLIRRPGMISFAGGMPAPEVFPVEEFYAGASILRDEGRDILQYGATEGYPPLLDFLRAWMAPRLGRVVSRDEILVTSGSSQACDLLIRATVDRGDYVVTEEPTFLGNSLNMYNQGAKFVTVPCDGDGMMVDLLPEKLDRILAAGHKARFVYTIPNFHNPTGATLSLARRRKLVEIAHRYGLVVMEDDPYGSVRFEGEDLPTLYSLDGEGCVLYAGSFSKILAPGTRVGWCVGPAELIRTLAVFKQGADTSTSVVSQALVYRYCASGALDANLPKIVDNYRRKRDLMEAALRKYLPPGEAKWVTPHGGFFYWITTPRIDCDELFERAIARNVAFVVGGPFFPNGGGEHSFRMCFTFATPEQVNAGVEALGAAMRELLPAASR, translated from the coding sequence GTGACGTTCGACGTCAAGAAACAGTTCAGCGCCGCTGCGCTCGGCATTCGTCCCTCGCCGATCCGCGACATGTTCCAGCTGATCCGCCGGCCCGGCATGATCAGTTTCGCCGGCGGCATGCCCGCGCCGGAAGTGTTCCCCGTGGAGGAGTTCTACGCTGGCGCGTCGATCCTGCGCGACGAAGGGCGCGACATCCTCCAGTACGGCGCCACCGAAGGCTATCCGCCGCTGCTGGACTTTCTCCGCGCCTGGATGGCGCCCCGCCTCGGGCGCGTCGTCTCGCGCGACGAGATCCTCGTCACTTCGGGCAGCTCGCAGGCCTGCGACCTGCTGATCCGCGCCACCGTGGACCGCGGCGATTATGTCGTCACCGAAGAGCCGACGTTTCTCGGCAACTCGCTGAACATGTACAATCAGGGGGCGAAGTTCGTCACCGTGCCCTGCGACGGCGACGGCATGATGGTCGATCTGCTCCCGGAAAAGCTGGATCGGATCCTCGCCGCCGGGCACAAGGCGCGCTTCGTCTACACGATCCCCAACTTCCACAATCCCACGGGCGCGACGCTCTCGCTTGCACGCCGCCGCAAGCTCGTGGAGATCGCCCACCGCTACGGCCTGGTCGTCATGGAGGACGACCCGTACGGCAGCGTGCGCTTCGAGGGCGAGGACCTGCCGACGCTCTACTCGCTCGACGGCGAGGGCTGCGTGCTGTACGCCGGCTCGTTCTCCAAGATCCTCGCGCCGGGCACGCGCGTGGGCTGGTGCGTCGGCCCCGCCGAGCTGATCCGCACGCTGGCGGTCTTCAAGCAGGGGGCGGACACCAGCACCAGCGTCGTGTCGCAGGCACTGGTGTACCGATATTGCGCGTCGGGCGCGCTCGACGCGAATCTGCCAAAAATCGTCGACAACTACCGCCGCAAGCGCGACCTCATGGAAGCGGCGCTGCGCAAATATCTGCCCCCGGGCGAAGCGAAGTGGGTCACGCCGCACGGCGGTTTTTTCTACTGGATCACGACGCCGCGCATCGACTGCGACGAACTGTTCGAAAGGGCGATCGCGCGCAACGTGGCCTTCGTCGTCGGCGGGCCGTTCTTCCCCAACGGCGGCGGCGAGCACAGTTTCAGAATGTGCTTCACCTTCGCCACACCCGAGCAAGTGAACGCCGGCGTCGAAGCCCTCGGCGCAGCGATGCGCGAGCTGTTGCCCGCAGCGTCGCGCTGA
- the rpsF gene encoding 30S ribosomal protein S6: protein MVRSYEMMAIIDPTVEDHSVEVKAIEELVVKLGGEVAKTDVWGKRRLAYEIKKLTEGIYVVVEFKIDPDQLKELGRVLSLRPLIVRHLNVAADGK, encoded by the coding sequence GTGGTACGTTCATACGAAATGATGGCGATCATCGATCCCACCGTCGAGGACCACAGCGTGGAAGTCAAGGCTATCGAGGAGCTCGTCGTCAAACTCGGCGGCGAGGTCGCGAAGACCGATGTTTGGGGGAAGCGGCGTCTTGCTTACGAGATCAAGAAGCTGACCGAGGGCATTTACGTCGTCGTCGAGTTCAAGATCGACCCCGATCAGCTCAAGGAGCTTGGCCGCGTTCTCAGCCTGCGTCCGCTGATCGTTCGCCATCTCAACGTGGCGGCGGACGGAAAGTAA
- the rpsR gene encoding 30S ribosomal protein S18 produces MPFSGPMRKRGGGKRRPKVCFFCVDKLDEVDYKDVERLKKYVSERGKIIPRRVTGNCAKHQRQLTVAVKRARFMALLPYTAE; encoded by the coding sequence ATGCCCTTTTCCGGTCCGATGAGAAAGAGAGGCGGCGGCAAGCGCCGTCCGAAGGTTTGCTTTTTCTGCGTTGACAAGCTTGACGAGGTAGATTACAAGGATGTGGAGCGCCTGAAGAAGTATGTCAGCGAGCGCGGCAAGATCATTCCCCGCCGCGTCACGGGCAACTGCGCCAAGCATCAGCGTCAGCTGACGGTCGCCGTGAAGCGCGCTCGTTTCATGGCTCTTCTGCCCTATACCGCCGAGTAA
- a CDS encoding DUF3100 domain-containing protein: MQDFFKDWKVHALCVVIALVAEALGVRKFQITPAIGFSLFPMLYAMAIGIVMGARKLFSMETMKQASAYTTISVMFLTAKVASGIAPGLYKIYTEGKLGGTALALILQEFGNMGTAIFGVPVAVFLFKMSRAAIGCTVSTSREGTIAIIGELYGLDSDEGIGVMGGYVTGTVLGTIFFGLMASLCARSGLFHPYALGAACGVGSASMMSASLGALQVEFPEMAKDIQTYAYTSQALTNADGMLMNLLLTLPMTNWLYEKCAGIRGMGIKAQPLPDLVEAEAKIEAEDIEES, from the coding sequence ATGCAGGATTTTTTCAAGGATTGGAAAGTGCATGCGCTGTGCGTCGTCATTGCGCTGGTCGCCGAGGCTCTCGGCGTAAGGAAGTTCCAGATCACGCCGGCGATCGGTTTCAGTCTGTTCCCGATGCTGTACGCCATGGCCATCGGCATCGTCATGGGAGCGCGAAAGCTTTTTTCGATGGAGACGATGAAGCAGGCCTCGGCCTATACCACGATTTCAGTCATGTTCCTGACGGCGAAGGTCGCTTCCGGCATCGCTCCCGGGCTTTATAAAATTTATACGGAAGGCAAACTCGGCGGCACGGCGCTGGCCTTGATCCTGCAGGAGTTTGGCAACATGGGCACGGCGATTTTCGGCGTGCCGGTCGCCGTCTTTCTGTTCAAGATGAGCCGCGCCGCCATCGGCTGCACCGTCTCCACGTCGCGCGAAGGAACCATCGCTATTATCGGCGAGCTGTACGGCCTGGACAGCGACGAGGGGATCGGCGTCATGGGCGGTTATGTGACCGGCACCGTGCTGGGCACGATTTTCTTCGGGCTGATGGCCTCTCTCTGCGCCCGTTCCGGTCTGTTCCATCCGTACGCGCTGGGGGCTGCATGCGGCGTCGGTTCCGCTTCGATGATGTCCGCCTCGCTTGGCGCGCTGCAAGTCGAGTTTCCCGAGATGGCAAAGGACATCCAGACTTACGCTTACACTTCCCAGGCACTGACGAACGCCGACGGCATGCTGATGAATCTGCTTCTGACGCTGCCCATGACGAATTGGCTGTACGAAAAGTGCGCCGGGATCCGCGGCATGGGGATCAAAGCGCAGCCTCTGCCCGATCTTGTCGAAGCGGAAGCAAAGATCGAAGCGGAAGACATCGAGGAAAGCTGA
- a CDS encoding YybS family protein — MTQARSLVESALLTGLSVILYVGANIPVLGLLLILLSPVPLVILEMRHDLRLGFASLIVGSVLVLLWGGPIAALSYALGFALMGLSMGRIIELKSSAVEILGWSSLVSLGCKLIMAVLLFYVTGLNPMNLDMSGAQKIMDMMLKLPVGAELSAAVKAQLEATMKIMPLIVPAIFIMVAVIDSATCYWITGRVLGHLDRVELPKLPPFDRWRFPSSLMWAFLVGLLCTWAGANYPAQAGFLIRIGLNLDLLVRTLFLIQGMSLAAWYMDGRGLPRIVRNVILVTLTIIPFLSQLAAFAGIIDMCWNIRYRFGGDRL; from the coding sequence ATGACACAGGCGCGCAGCCTGGTGGAATCGGCGCTCCTCACGGGGCTGTCGGTCATTCTGTACGTTGGAGCGAACATTCCCGTGTTGGGGCTGCTCCTGATCTTGCTCAGCCCGGTTCCCCTGGTGATCCTGGAAATGCGCCACGACCTGCGGCTCGGCTTTGCGTCGCTGATCGTCGGCTCCGTTCTCGTGCTGCTTTGGGGCGGCCCGATCGCCGCGCTGTCCTACGCTCTCGGCTTCGCCCTGATGGGGCTGAGCATGGGGCGCATCATCGAGCTGAAAAGTTCCGCCGTCGAGATCCTGGGCTGGAGCTCGCTCGTCTCGCTGGGCTGTAAGCTGATCATGGCCGTCCTCCTCTTTTACGTCACCGGGCTCAACCCGATGAACCTCGATATGAGCGGCGCCCAGAAGATAATGGACATGATGCTGAAGCTGCCCGTCGGCGCCGAACTGTCGGCCGCCGTCAAAGCGCAGCTCGAAGCGACCATGAAGATCATGCCGCTGATCGTCCCCGCTATTTTTATCATGGTAGCCGTGATCGACAGCGCCACCTGCTATTGGATCACCGGGCGCGTGCTCGGGCATCTCGACCGCGTCGAACTGCCCAAGCTGCCGCCTTTTGACCGCTGGCGTTTCCCCTCCAGCCTGATGTGGGCTTTCCTCGTCGGGCTGCTGTGCACGTGGGCGGGAGCGAACTATCCGGCGCAGGCCGGCTTTCTCATCCGCATCGGGCTCAATCTCGATCTGCTCGTGCGCACGCTGTTTCTGATCCAGGGCATGTCCCTGGCGGCGTGGTACATGGACGGCCGCGGCCTGCCCCGCATTGTCCGCAACGTCATACTCGTGACGCTTACGATCATCCCGTTCCTGTCGCAGCTTGCGGCCTTCGCGGGAATCATCGACATGTGCTGGAATATAAGATATCGTTTTGGAGGCGATCGTTTATGA
- the dnaB gene encoding replicative DNA helicase, producing MPDEIFDRLPPSNLDAERAVLGACLLDREALVDVTEFLSPEDFYDLNYRDVFNVIVGMVKTGRPVDMLTLSAELQNRGLLEKLGGQAFLAAVIDSVPTAANAAYHARIVRDKAVHRRLISAGNAIVRMGYDESKDLSELLEDAERFVFEVSRQRNEANFKSLRDVMPATFNKIEEAFNREDTGITGITSGFIGIDRLTSGLQRGALNIIAARPSMGKTALAMNIARNVAVKAQLPVLVFSLEMGAEQLALRLLGAEARMNLQELVNGSFARGDWKALQDAAAILIEAPLYIDDSSILSTIELKARARRFKAKHGELGLIVVDYLQLMNASRTMDSKQNEVAEISRGLKAIARELEVPVIALSQLSRAVESRNEKTPQLSDLRDSGAIEQDADLVALLYRESYYAKDPEGRNDNSASLDIAKNRNGPTDKVKLVFLREYTRFEDMAYGR from the coding sequence GTGCCTGACGAGATCTTCGACCGCCTGCCGCCGAGCAATCTCGACGCCGAACGGGCGGTCCTCGGCGCCTGCCTGCTCGACCGCGAGGCGCTGGTCGACGTCACCGAGTTCCTGTCGCCGGAAGACTTTTACGACCTGAACTACCGCGACGTCTTCAACGTGATTGTGGGCATGGTCAAGACCGGCCGCCCTGTGGACATGCTCACGCTCAGCGCCGAGCTGCAGAACCGCGGCCTGCTGGAGAAGCTGGGCGGGCAGGCGTTCCTCGCCGCCGTCATCGACAGCGTGCCGACGGCGGCCAACGCCGCCTACCACGCCCGCATCGTGCGCGACAAGGCTGTCCACCGCCGCCTGATCAGCGCCGGCAACGCCATCGTGCGCATGGGCTACGACGAAAGCAAGGACCTCAGCGAACTGCTGGAAGACGCCGAGCGCTTCGTCTTCGAAGTCTCGCGCCAGCGCAACGAGGCCAACTTCAAGAGCCTGCGCGATGTCATGCCCGCCACCTTCAACAAGATCGAAGAAGCCTTCAACCGCGAGGATACCGGCATCACCGGCATCACCAGCGGCTTTATCGGCATCGACCGGCTCACCAGCGGCCTGCAGCGCGGCGCGCTGAACATTATCGCCGCCCGTCCTTCGATGGGAAAGACCGCCCTGGCCATGAACATCGCGCGCAACGTTGCCGTCAAAGCGCAGCTGCCCGTGCTCGTCTTCAGTCTGGAGATGGGGGCCGAGCAGCTGGCGCTGCGCCTGCTGGGGGCCGAAGCGCGCATGAACCTGCAGGAACTGGTCAACGGTTCGTTCGCGCGCGGCGACTGGAAAGCTCTTCAGGACGCCGCCGCGATCCTCATCGAAGCGCCGCTGTACATCGACGACAGCTCCATCCTCTCCACGATCGAACTGAAAGCGCGCGCGCGCCGCTTCAAGGCCAAGCACGGCGAACTGGGGCTGATCGTCGTCGATTACCTGCAGCTCATGAATGCCAGCCGCACCATGGACAGCAAGCAGAACGAAGTGGCCGAGATCTCCCGCGGGCTGAAAGCGATCGCCCGCGAGCTGGAAGTCCCCGTGATCGCGCTGTCGCAGCTGTCGCGCGCCGTCGAGAGCCGCAACGAAAAGACGCCGCAGCTCTCCGACCTGCGCGACTCCGGCGCCATCGAGCAGGACGCCGATCTCGTCGCGCTGCTGTATCGCGAGAGCTACTACGCCAAAGATCCGGAAGGCCGCAACGACAACTCGGCCTCGCTCGACATCGCCAAGAACCGCAACGGCCCCACCGACAAGGTGAAGCTCGTTTTCCTGCGCGAGTATACGCGCTTCGAGGATATGGCCTACGGTCGCTGA
- a CDS encoding DUF340 domain-containing protein — protein MTRMWMLTKGWIVSGVVAAFCNYVYTLRLNDPARVVRPHEAAPGLLIFLGIIVLAQLIYQAMKKAAPRVRFPAVLYITFIGILVTWPGLLPCADFVNKTVGKIYLLPLCTPILAYSGVAAGKDLKTFREQGVAIVLTTLIALVGTFVGSAVIAQLVMKWTGVF, from the coding sequence ATGACCAGAATGTGGATGCTTACGAAGGGCTGGATCGTATCCGGCGTCGTGGCGGCGTTCTGCAACTATGTCTACACGCTGAGGCTGAACGATCCCGCCAGAGTGGTCAGGCCGCACGAAGCCGCTCCCGGACTGCTGATCTTTCTGGGTATCATCGTGCTGGCCCAGCTGATTTATCAGGCCATGAAGAAGGCCGCCCCGCGCGTGAGGTTCCCCGCGGTTCTGTATATCACGTTCATCGGGATCCTGGTGACGTGGCCGGGGCTGCTTCCCTGCGCCGATTTCGTCAACAAAACGGTCGGCAAAATCTATCTGCTGCCGCTGTGCACGCCGATTTTGGCCTATTCCGGCGTCGCCGCCGGCAAGGATCTGAAGACTTTCAGAGAGCAGGGCGTCGCCATCGTCCTGACTACGCTCATCGCTCTGGTGGGCACGTTTGTCGGTTCCGCGGTCATCGCTCAGCTGGTCATGAAATGGACCGGCGTGTTCTAA
- the rplI gene encoding 50S ribosomal protein L9 produces MKVILKEDVRKLGKKNAVVEVADGYARNFLFPRGLAVEGTAQNVNILKDKTAAAERRDSRLTAEAEAVKAKIGGKVVRMGVGAGEGGRLFGSVTAAQIAEALQAQYGVKLDKKNVKIDGAVKALGAYPLTLKLYPGVECAMTLSVEGQQ; encoded by the coding sequence ATGAAAGTCATTCTCAAGGAAGATGTGCGCAAGCTCGGCAAAAAAAACGCCGTCGTCGAAGTTGCCGACGGCTACGCCCGCAATTTCCTGTTCCCGCGCGGCCTCGCCGTGGAAGGCACCGCGCAGAACGTCAACATCCTCAAGGACAAGACCGCCGCGGCCGAGCGCCGCGACTCGAGACTCACCGCCGAAGCCGAAGCCGTGAAGGCGAAGATCGGCGGCAAGGTCGTCAGGATGGGCGTCGGCGCCGGCGAGGGCGGACGCCTGTTCGGCAGCGTCACCGCCGCGCAGATCGCCGAAGCTCTGCAGGCTCAGTACGGCGTAAAGCTCGACAAGAAAAACGTCAAGATCGACGGCGCCGTCAAGGCGCTGGGAGCTTATCCGCTGACGCTGAAACTCTATCCGGGCGTCGAGTGCGCCATGACGCTGTCCGTGGAAGGGCAGCAGTAG
- a CDS encoding DUF3798 domain-containing protein yields the protein MRKFLTAVWATAFLCAAGTAFAAAPFHIGVCTETVSQAEDNLRGAEELIRRYGEVADGGYIKHVTMPDNFMAEMETTISQIAAFADDPLMKVVVVMTAVPGTTEAFRRIREKRPDILLFAGQPQEDPGVIESIADLATNVDSITRGYLIIYGAKKLGATDFVHISFPRHLSSELKLRRFNIMKAACEDMGINFHAETAPDPMSDVGVAGAQQFILEHVPAWLDRYGKQTAFFCTNDAHTEPLLKQIAALGGIFVEADVPSPLMGYPGALGLDLSNVAGNFPAILKRIEEEVVRRGGAKRMGTWAYSSGFTTVVGLAEYGKKCAEAGVSAQNFRRQFKAEDLFAVYAANTPGAKWNGSYYRDAQTGLEKKNHLLVYQDTYVFGQGYLGNTELPIPEKYLQIK from the coding sequence ATGCGCAAATTTCTGACGGCAGTTTGGGCGACGGCGTTTCTGTGCGCTGCCGGTACGGCTTTCGCGGCGGCGCCGTTCCACATCGGCGTCTGTACCGAGACCGTCTCGCAGGCGGAAGACAACCTGCGCGGCGCCGAGGAACTGATCCGCCGCTACGGCGAAGTGGCCGACGGCGGCTACATCAAGCACGTGACGATGCCGGACAACTTCATGGCCGAGATGGAGACGACCATCAGTCAGATCGCGGCTTTCGCCGACGATCCGCTGATGAAGGTGGTCGTGGTCATGACGGCCGTGCCCGGCACGACCGAAGCGTTCCGCCGTATCCGCGAAAAGCGTCCCGACATTCTGCTCTTCGCCGGCCAGCCGCAGGAGGATCCCGGCGTCATCGAGAGTATCGCCGATCTCGCCACCAACGTCGATTCGATCACCCGCGGCTATCTGATTATCTACGGAGCCAAGAAGCTGGGCGCCACGGACTTCGTGCACATATCCTTCCCGCGCCACCTCAGCTCGGAGCTTAAACTGCGCCGCTTCAACATCATGAAGGCGGCCTGCGAGGACATGGGCATCAACTTCCATGCCGAGACGGCGCCCGACCCGATGAGCGACGTCGGCGTGGCCGGCGCGCAGCAGTTCATCCTCGAACACGTGCCCGCATGGCTTGACCGCTACGGCAAGCAGACGGCGTTTTTCTGCACCAATGACGCTCATACCGAGCCGCTGCTCAAGCAGATCGCCGCGCTCGGCGGCATTTTCGTCGAAGCCGACGTGCCTTCGCCGTTGATGGGTTATCCCGGCGCGCTCGGCCTGGATCTTTCCAACGTGGCCGGCAACTTCCCCGCCATTCTCAAGCGTATCGAAGAAGAAGTCGTCAGACGCGGCGGCGCGAAGCGCATGGGCACCTGGGCGTACTCCTCCGGCTTCACGACCGTGGTCGGCCTCGCCGAGTACGGCAAGAAGTGCGCGGAAGCCGGCGTCAGCGCCCAGAATTTCCGCCGCCAGTTCAAGGCCGAAGATCTGTTCGCCGTTTATGCGGCCAACACCCCCGGCGCCAAGTGGAACGGGTCTTATTACCGCGACGCGCAGACGGGGCTGGAGAAGAAGAATCACCTGCTGGTCTATCAGGACACGTACGTGTTCGGCCAGGGCTACCTGGGCAACACCGAGCTGCCGATTCCCGAGAAATATCTGCAGATCAAATGA
- a CDS encoding single-stranded DNA-binding protein: MRGYNRAIIMGNVARDPEIRYTATQRAVASFSVAVNRSWKDQNGEMREEVCFIPVVVWGKGAEVCERYLKKGGGVLVEGRINVRSYEAKTGEKRYVTEIVADNFQFVGGRRDDGGAAPYGAQDGGGSFQSQGGGSYQSGRGSAPKSYRDSQPPQNDGFGPNDSFPMDISELDSGAASVAPPEDEADIPF; this comes from the coding sequence ATGCGAGGGTATAACAGAGCCATCATCATGGGCAACGTGGCCCGCGATCCGGAGATCCGCTACACCGCCACGCAGCGCGCCGTAGCGTCGTTTTCCGTGGCCGTCAACCGCAGCTGGAAAGACCAGAACGGCGAAATGCGCGAGGAAGTCTGCTTTATCCCCGTCGTCGTCTGGGGCAAAGGCGCCGAAGTCTGCGAACGCTACCTGAAAAAAGGCGGCGGCGTGCTGGTGGAGGGACGCATCAACGTGCGTTCCTACGAGGCGAAGACCGGCGAGAAACGTTACGTTACCGAGATCGTAGCCGACAACTTCCAGTTTGTGGGCGGACGCCGCGACGACGGCGGAGCTGCGCCTTACGGGGCCCAGGACGGCGGCGGTTCTTTTCAGAGCCAAGGCGGCGGTTCCTACCAGTCGGGGCGCGGCAGCGCGCCGAAAAGCTACCGCGACTCTCAGCCGCCGCAAAACGACGGCTTCGGCCCCAACGACAGTTTCCCCATGGATATCTCCGAGCTCGACTCGGGCGCGGCCAGCGTTGCGCCGCCCGAGGACGAGGCCGACATTCCCTTTTAA
- the panF gene encoding sodium/pantothenate symporter has product MINWPLLTPVLAYLAGVYLLALYSGARLEKSKSFLSEYFIGSRSMGGFVLAMTLVATYTSASSFIGGPGVAYKTGLGWVLLAVIQVPTAWLTLGVLGKKFAIVARRIDAITVNDFLRERYRSPLLVVVASVSLILFFLSAMTAQFIGGARLFETITGLHYLWGLAIFAGTVVLYTTVGGFRAVALTDALQGVVMILGTIAMIWGISASGGGMKSVMGKIAAADPALLTPFGPDNFIAKPFILSFWVLVCFGTIGLPHTAVRCMGYKDSRSMHGAIVIGTFVVSFIMLGMHLCGALGSAVLPGLEAPDSIMPRLAVKVLPPAVAGVFLAGPLAGVMSTIDSQLIQMSSTIVKDLYINYVDPAAAGDERRVKKLSVFSTAVLGAVVFLAAVRPPSLIVWLNLFAFGGMEAAFLWPLVLGLYWRRANAAGALASAVCGVGSYFVMGAWLKNFYGMNVIVPSLAIGLSAFAAVSLLTSPPPGDVIDTFWGE; this is encoded by the coding sequence ATGATTAACTGGCCGCTGCTGACTCCCGTGCTGGCCTATCTGGCCGGCGTCTATCTGCTGGCTCTGTACAGCGGCGCGCGTCTGGAGAAAAGCAAAAGTTTCCTCAGCGAATACTTCATCGGCAGCCGCAGTATGGGCGGCTTTGTGCTGGCGATGACGCTGGTCGCCACGTACACGTCGGCGTCGAGCTTCATCGGCGGCCCCGGCGTGGCCTACAAGACGGGGCTGGGCTGGGTGCTGCTGGCGGTGATTCAGGTGCCCACGGCCTGGCTGACGCTGGGCGTGCTCGGCAAAAAGTTCGCCATCGTCGCCCGCCGCATCGACGCCATCACGGTCAACGACTTTCTGCGCGAGCGCTACCGCAGCCCGCTGCTGGTCGTCGTCGCGTCCGTCAGCCTGATCCTGTTCTTCCTCTCGGCGATGACGGCGCAGTTCATCGGCGGCGCGCGGCTGTTCGAGACCATCACCGGACTGCATTATCTATGGGGACTGGCGATCTTCGCCGGCACGGTCGTCCTCTACACCACCGTCGGCGGATTCCGCGCCGTGGCGCTCACCGACGCGCTGCAGGGCGTGGTCATGATCCTCGGAACGATCGCCATGATCTGGGGCATTTCCGCCTCCGGCGGCGGCATGAAATCCGTCATGGGCAAGATCGCCGCGGCCGATCCGGCGCTGCTCACGCCGTTCGGCCCCGACAACTTCATCGCCAAGCCCTTCATCCTTTCCTTCTGGGTGCTGGTCTGCTTCGGCACGATCGGCCTGCCGCACACCGCCGTGCGCTGCATGGGCTACAAGGACTCGCGATCGATGCACGGGGCCATCGTTATCGGTACGTTCGTCGTCAGCTTCATCATGCTCGGCATGCACCTCTGCGGCGCGCTCGGCAGCGCCGTGCTGCCGGGACTGGAGGCGCCCGATTCGATTATGCCGCGGCTGGCCGTGAAGGTCCTGCCGCCGGCCGTGGCGGGCGTGTTCCTGGCGGGGCCGCTGGCGGGCGTGATGTCCACCATCGACTCGCAGCTGATCCAGATGTCCTCGACGATCGTCAAAGACCTTTACATCAACTACGTCGATCCGGCCGCCGCCGGCGACGAACGGCGCGTCAAAAAGCTGAGCGTGTTCAGCACGGCCGTCCTCGGCGCGGTCGTGTTCCTCGCCGCCGTGCGGCCGCCCAGCCTGATCGTGTGGCTGAACCTGTTCGCCTTCGGCGGCATGGAAGCGGCCTTCCTCTGGCCGCTCGTACTCGGCCTCTACTGGCGCCGCGCCAATGCCGCCGGAGCGCTGGCTTCCGCCGTCTGCGGCGTCGGCTCCTACTTCGTCATGGGCGCGTGGCTGAAGAACTTCTACGGCATGAACGTGATCGTTCCCAGCCTGGCGATCGGCCTTTCCGCCTTCGCCGCCGTCAGCCTGCTGACTTCCCCGCCGCCGGGCGACGTGATCGACACGTTCTGGGGAGAATAG
- a CDS encoding aminotransferase-like domain-containing protein produces MSSTWNGNFSYKAMHTRPSPVREILAVIKKPGMISFAGGMPAPEVFPVNEFYESAHLLKDNGTELLQYGTTDGNPALREFLINFMEPRLGRKVGMDQIFLTTGSQQALDLFSWAMLDPGDVIITEDPSYMAAMTVFMNHGGVCRGIPCDGDGLQVEKVPALIESLRAEGKKVKFLYTIVNFQNPGGMTMGVEKRKKLAAIAEEYDIGIFEDDPYGYVRYEGDHLPSIFSFDKVGNVLYAGSFSKILAPGTRTGWVIGDPAIVRKMCVFKQSTDLCSSSVDQALIAEYCQKGHLVRHLPKIIDNYRRRRDSMEESMKRHLAPLGVTWVKPQGGFFYWINVPGVNTDELMKRALDKKVAFIQGSAFAVEPGACTNNARLNYTYCSPEVIEEGIARIAAAIQEMKAEAEGIKA; encoded by the coding sequence ATGAGCAGCACTTGGAATGGCAATTTCAGCTACAAAGCGATGCACACACGCCCTTCGCCCGTCCGTGAGATCCTGGCGGTCATCAAAAAGCCCGGCATGATCTCCTTCGCCGGCGGCATGCCCGCGCCCGAGGTTTTTCCCGTCAACGAGTTCTACGAGAGCGCGCATCTGCTTAAGGACAACGGCACCGAACTGCTCCAGTACGGCACCACCGACGGCAACCCGGCGCTGCGCGAGTTCCTGATCAACTTCATGGAGCCGCGGCTCGGCCGCAAGGTCGGCATGGATCAGATTTTCCTGACCACCGGTTCGCAGCAGGCGCTCGACCTGTTCTCCTGGGCCATGCTCGATCCCGGCGACGTCATCATCACCGAAGATCCGTCCTACATGGCCGCCATGACCGTGTTCATGAATCACGGCGGCGTGTGCCGCGGCATTCCCTGCGACGGCGACGGCCTTCAAGTCGAAAAGGTGCCCGCCCTGATCGAGTCGCTGCGCGCCGAGGGGAAAAAGGTCAAGTTCCTCTACACCATCGTCAACTTCCAAAACCCCGGCGGCATGACGATGGGCGTCGAAAAGCGCAAGAAGCTGGCAGCCATCGCCGAGGAATACGACATCGGCATTTTCGAGGACGATCCTTACGGCTACGTGCGTTACGAAGGCGATCACCTGCCCTCCATCTTCTCGTTCGACAAGGTCGGCAACGTGCTCTATGCCGGTTCGTTTTCCAAGATTCTGGCTCCCGGCACGCGTACGGGCTGGGTCATCGGCGACCCCGCCATCGTCCGCAAGATGTGCGTCTTCAAACAGAGCACCGACCTCTGTTCCAGTTCCGTCGATCAGGCCCTGATCGCCGAGTACTGCCAGAAAGGACATCTCGTCAGACACCTGCCCAAAATCATCGACAATTACCGCAGACGCCGCGATTCTATGGAAGAGAGCATGAAGCGCCATCTGGCGCCTCTCGGCGTCACGTGGGTCAAGCCTCAGGGCGGCTTCTTCTACTGGATTAACGTTCCCGGCGTCAACACCGACGAACTGATGAAGCGCGCGCTCGACAAGAAGGTCGCCTTCATCCAGGGTTCCGCCTTCGCCGTCGAGCCCGGCGCCTGCACCAACAACGCCCGTTTGAACTACACCTACTGCTCGCCCGAAGTCATCGAAGAGGGCATCGCCCGCATCGCCGCGGCCATCCAGGAGATGAAGGCCGAAGCCGAAGGGATCAAAGCGTAG
- a CDS encoding YhdT family protein, producing MKNMDRRFRQANFEALCSVVLALSFFVWWYAFAYGLGSGDPARYRFVWGLPEWFFYSSVAGPALFCFLAWLMVKFLFKNVSLAPHEKEEASHD from the coding sequence ATGAAAAACATGGACCGCCGCTTTCGCCAGGCCAACTTCGAGGCTTTGTGCTCCGTGGTTCTGGCGCTGTCGTTCTTCGTCTGGTGGTACGCTTTCGCCTACGGGCTGGGATCGGGAGATCCCGCGCGCTACCGCTTCGTTTGGGGGCTGCCGGAATGGTTCTTTTACAGTTCGGTGGCCGGCCCGGCGCTGTTCTGCTTTTTGGCGTGGCTGATGGTGAAGTTTCTGTTCAAAAACGTCTCGCTGGCCCCGCACGAAAAGGAGGAAGCTTCCCATGATTAA